The genomic segment caaaagcatacccaatgaacaatactaccatgctcgactagcaaaaccagtactaccaaaggtttagggtttaccttcgtccgtcgacagccctttgatgtcgattgcctcgtaactcaggcgtcactacgctactaatcctggcagctcttggctaacgctcgaccgacaaactaaccctagaaaccttccaaacctctcaaaatgagacacaacttcaagaattgaccatccaaaatgaggaaatccgagcactatttataggctatgttcggatccaccgaacccacttcggaacgtccgaactcccacgtgtccatcggctcttgacacctcatgatcggatccaccgaacctacacttcggatcatccgaacttgcatgcaaactgacgtgtcgatcaactcttgacacctcatgatcggatccaccgaacccacttcggatcgtccgaacgcttcggtgctaccgaaccatcttcggtccgtccgatcatgaccacggtcaaaaattacacattaatccgttaattacccaatttggaattcgggctactacaccaACCCTAtctacaatccaagtccggagcctccactctaatcacgatctctcctcatctcctggaccctgatcctgtcccacctgttgtcaagtacacatacagacaagacaacagccggataactccggtgagaataaatcccagtataaatcaacgaaacatgcaatcatataaacaaatataaagcatgtaatcaggtaacagaatatgtaacaaatctgaaacataatcaatatcatgatgtcgacaatactcgtagatctacaattcagactagactcaatcctagtctagggatcccggtttccagatgtggtattcctatatcgaattccgtaaaggatggaaccataatctctattactcgatataaccagtgccccggtattcctatatcgaattccgtaatagaagaattccaataccctttactcgatataaccaaatatggtgttcctatatcgaattccgtaatagattccattactcgatataaccaaacatccagtgtcctgacctaaccgtcaaggactgtagctctatcgctagcatcctatcttgtggcatcgtgcaatgtgctgtgacgataccaccactatccggcacggtgtgtcacaagacagttcgaccaatacctgttgtctagatatcaagagaacaagtatattaatcaaatcaatgcaaatatcaatgcactaaagtaaagtatgtgatttagggaaacccaagtccataccgactcaagtccatctcccaatacaacattgacttatacctttcctttgtcggtttctggctcagtcgaagtcctgaactcacaatctgtctggtactgacaatatcaataatctcatatcaatatactagtcaattccataacaatttgatcaatctggatttaattcaaaatcaacggtataatggtacaatctcagtatctccgtcaataccatatcaccagataacagttacaatccataacccatatcccatacaatccgtaatcccgtcacaattcaaatctgtccagtataaatcaatatactccagaaaattcataacaattccataatcagtctgtttcttaatctgacttcgattctatgatgtctaacatgtcaagaacatcatatatgaatcctattcaattctgaaaatagcataatttcaaagcatgtcaaaacgtagcaaaacttacgtcaaagtgtagcctacgtcgataggattacagtactgaagtcggattacaattcagacggacggatttctcagaaaaggcgtaaggattttccacAAATATACCAGAACCCTTTTTCcgattctttcttttctttttctaaatTATGAGGGatttacgtatatatatatcaaatggtTCGGTTgaagaaacgtggcatcattttacatatttcggtcggcgctcgggcggtaataaactaccgctcgagcgcggcagtttctgtccaACTCCTTTCCTTgttgcacattggcgctcgggcggtcaaaaactaccgcccgggcgccacagtCTCTGCCCGAAGCATTTTCCtactgaacattggcgctcgggcggtcgtaatctaccgctcgggcgccactacttcTGTCCAAAACTTACACAAGTTATATGaactcttatttcgtgtcctgattaatcctttcgtaatcatatcaaattataaatccataattacagattactcggattaaatttccgggcattacattttcaCTCAAAAGGAATTAAATATGAGGCAAAGATGGTGGATGGAACTTCTCAAGGACTATGATCTGTCAATCAATTATCATCCGGGTAAGGCAAATAAggtggcagatgctttgagccgaAGGAACCCTGAGAAGGTAAACTTATCTTCATTATCGGTACAACCAGGTCTCCGAGAGGACATCAAATTGAAGCAGAGTCAAGACACCTCCATCCTTAAAGTTAAAGAACAAGTCCAAGAAGGAAAAGCTCCAGAATATCAAATTGATGAAAATGGAATACtctggatgaaaggacgattgtaTGTGCCAAACGTCGATGATATTCGAGAAAAAGTAATGGCCGAGGCACATAAATCGAGATTTTCTATACATCTAGGGAGTACTAAAATGTACAGAGacttaaaaaataattactGGTGGAAcggaatgaagaaagacgtggctgtctttgtttccaagtgcctcacctgtcaacaagtcaaggcagagcatcaacGGCCTGGAGGACTTTTACAGCCCTTGGAGATACCAACATGGAAGTGGGATAATatctccatggattttgtagtcGGACTACCAAAATCAAAACAAGGTCATGATGGAATATGGGTAATcgttgacagattgaccaagtctgcccatttcttgccagtacggatgaattataatttggataAGTTAGCCACCTTGTATATGGAAAACATAGTGATACTACATGGAGTTCCAGCAAGTATATTATCTGAAAGAGATCCAAGATTTGTATCAAGGTTAtggaaaagttttcaaaagGCGATGGGAACCAAAGTCACTCTCagcacagcctatcatcctcagattGATGGTCAAACTGAGAGGACAATTCAGACCCTCGAGGACATGCTGAGGGCATGTGCTCTAGATTTTCCTGGGAACTGGAGTGAacaatgttagagtaggtgcccgtcgagccaagtgttggccgagtgttcacaatgaaactctatgtataagcaatctttattttagtaatatttgatattattattttggcacatctttatctgtatacacatgctagttgtatagataaagcccttgaatatacaaatagtagaaagaatatgagatgctcatatgatgagtatcatgaaactcatatttgtaatactatatattctaaacggttcctagtcgattcagccgccactaagaaggatataggccgctcgagttcgagactagtatctgcgatgtgagtaccatgtttcattggtaggggacattgtgatgtccgaacatgcagataggtgctccttgtagagtgcactgaacaaccctccataaaaggactttccaagtggttctcacttatcgagtggaaatgtcctagtttatggttgtacagaattagtccttatgacccgggacaacattgagactctatgtgctagaattacactttgacttgtttaccgactcttatggggtcatcaggtggcaaggttgggtgttctgtcgaaacacataggagtcgatgcattgtagtcggggattcaccgcttaccttcgggtatggatatcctatgtgttatcatgtgtatgtagatcgaaatctctggccagactatggttgtaattatgaaaggtgtttcatagattacaccatcgatgcaactacgacatgacacatagtatcgattcattgacaactctcgataaaccaatggttgtcgaatcgatcgggatatatgagt from the Primulina eburnea isolate SZY01 chromosome 3, ASM2296580v1, whole genome shotgun sequence genome contains:
- the LOC140827352 gene encoding uncharacterized protein; the encoded protein is MRQRWWMELLKDYDLSINYHPGKANKVADALSRRNPEKVNLSSLSVQPGLREDIKLKQSQDTSILKVKEQVQEGKAPEYQIDENGILWMKGRLYVPNVDDIREKLATLYMENIVILHGVPASILSERDPRFVSRLWKSFQKAMGTKVTLSTAYHPQIDGQTERTIQTLEDMLRACALDFPGNWSEQC